In Carassius auratus strain Wakin chromosome 39, ASM336829v1, whole genome shotgun sequence, a genomic segment contains:
- the LOC113057996 gene encoding glutamate receptor 2 isoform X5, giving the protein MQQFKNLAICLICLLCGLTTGGSPSVQIGGLFPRGADQEYSAFRIGMVQFGSAEFRLTPHIDNLEVANSFAVTNCFCSQFSRGVYAIFGFYDKKSVNTITSFCGTLHVSFITPSFPLDGNQQFIIQMRPDIKGPLLSLIEYYKWDKFAYLYDSDRGLTTLQVVLDTAAEKKWQVTAINVGNMKDEKKDEAYRSLFQDLENKKERRVILDCEQDKVKDIMEQVITIGRHVKGYHYIIANLGFVDGDLSKIQYGGANVSGFQIVDFDDPLVSKFDQRWEALEEKEYPGADSKIRYTSALTYDAVQVMTEAFRYLHKQRIDISRRANTGDCLANPAVPWAQGVEIERALKQVRVDGLTGNIQFDQYGKRVNYTVNVMELKSNGPVKIGYWNEVDKMVVTKSDLFPNDTMGLENKTVIVTTILEAPYVMLKKNADLFVDNERYEGYCVDLAAEIAKHCGFKYQLKIVGDGKYGARDAETKIWNGMVGELVYGKADIAVAPLTITLVREEVIDFSKPFMSLGISIMIKKPQKSKPGVFSFLDPLAYEIWMCIVFAYIGVSVVLFLVSRFSPYEWHTEEYEDGQIQTNESTNEFGIFNSLWFSLGAFMRQGCDISPRSLSGRIVGGVWWFFTLIIISSYTANLAAFLTVERMVSPIESAEDLAKQTEIAYGTLDSGSTKEFFRRSKIALFDKMWTYMKSAEPSVFVKTTAEGVMRVRKSKGKYAYLLESTMNEYIEQRKPCDTMKVGGNLDSKGYGIATPKGSSLRNAVNLAVLKLNEQGLLDKLKNKWWYDKGECGSGGGDSKVSPREQSDG; this is encoded by the exons TCTGTTCTCAGTTCTCAAGAGGAGTTTATGCTATTTTTGGATTTTATGACAAAAAGTCTGTCAACACAATAACATCGTTCTGCGGGACACTTCACGTCTCTTTCATCACACCAAGCTTTCCCTTGGATGGAAATCAGCAGTTTATCATTCAGATGCGACCAGACATCAAAGGACCTCTCCTGAGTCTCATTGAGTACTACAAATGGGACAAGTTTGCCTACCTGTACGACAGTGACCGAG GACTTACTACACTCCAAGTTGTGCTGGACACAGCAGCAGAGAAGAAATGGCAGGTGACCGCCATCAATGTGGGCAACATGAAGGATGAGAAAAAGGATGAAGCATATCGCTCACTCTTCCAGGACCTAGAAAACAAGAAGGAGCGGAGAGTCATCCTTGACTGTGAACAGGACAAAGTTAAAGATATCATGGAACAG GTCATAACTATTGGCAGGCATGTGAAAGGATATCACTACATCATAGCAAACCTG ggttttgtGGATGGAGATCTTTCAAAAATCCAATACGGTGGAGCCAATGTGTCAGGCTTTCAGATTGTGGATTTCGATGACCCCCTGGTATCTAAATTTGACCAGCGCTGGGAAGCCCTGGAGGAAAAAGAATATCCTGGAGCTGACAGCAAGATACGG TACACTTCAGCACTGACGTATGACGCAGTTCAGGTGATGACTGAGGCCTTCCGTTACCTGCACAAACAGCGAATTGACATATCCCGCAGAGCTAACACTGGGGACTGTCTGGCCAATCCTGCTGTACCATGGGCACAAGGGGTGGAGATTGAGCGTGCTCTAAAACAG GTGAGAGTTGACGGTCTCACTGGTAACATTCAGTTTGACCAGTATGGAAAGAGGGTAAATTACACAGTCAATGTCATGGAACTGAAAAGCAATGGTCCAGTTAAG ATTGGCTATTGGAATGAAGTTGATAAAATGGTTGTGACAAAGTCTGATCTCTTCCCAAATGATACAATGGGGCTTGAAAACAAGACTGTGATTGTCACCACTATTCTA GAAGCGCCGTATGTAATGCTAAAGAAGAATGCTGACCTTTTTGTGGATAATGAAAGATATGAGGGGTACTGTGTGGACTTGGCAGCTGAAATAGCAAAACACTGTGGATTTAAATATCAGCTGAAAATAGTTGGAGATGGCAAATATGGAGCCAGAGATGCAGAGACGAAGATCTGGAATGGAATGGTTGGAGAGTTGGTTTATGGG AAAGCTGACATAGCAGTGGCTCCACTGACTATCACTTTAGTCAGAGAAGAAGTCATTGACTTCTCAAAGCCATTCATGAGTTTGGGCATCTCCATCATGATCAAGAAGCCTCAGAAATCCAAGCCTGGGGTTTTCTCATTCTTGGACCCTCTGGCCTATGAGATATGGATGTGTATCGTGTTTGCCTACATCGGTGTAAGCGTGGTGCTTTTCCTGGTCAGTCGTTTCAGTCCGTATGAGTGGCACACAGAGGAATATGAGGATGGCCAGATACAAACCAATGAGTCAACCAACGAGTTTGGGATTTTCAACAGCCTTTGGTTCTCCCTTGGAGCCTTCATGAGACAAGGCTGTGATATTTCACCAAG GTCTCTTTCTGGCCGCATAGTTGGAGGAGTCTGGTGGTTTTTCACCCTGATCATAATTTCATCCTACACGGCTAACTTGGCTGCCTTCCTAACAGTGGAGAGGATGGTGTCTCCAATTGAGAGTGCAGAGGACTTAGCAAAGCAAACAGAGATTGCTTATGGAACTTTAGACTCTGGTTCAACAAAAGAGTTTTTCAGA CGTTCCAAAATCGCTCTTTTTGACAAAATGTGGACGTATATGAAAAGTGCAGAGCCCTCTGTATTTGTGAAGACGACAGCAGAAGGTGTAATGCGGGTGAGGAAGTCCAAGGGGAAGTATGCATACCTCCTGGAGTCCACCATGAATGAGTACATCGAGCAGCGCAAACCTTGTGACACTATGAAGGTCGGAGGAAACCTGGACTCCAAAGGCTACGGCATCGCCACCCCCAAAGGATCCTCATTAAG AAATGCGGTTAACCTCGCAGTACTAAAACTGAATGAACAAGGCCTGTTGgacaaattgaaaaacaaatggtGGTACGACAAGGGAGAGTGCGGCAGCGGGGGAGGTGATTCCAAGGTCAGCCCCAGAGAGCAAAGTGATGGGTAA
- the LOC113057996 gene encoding glutamate receptor 2 isoform X2 yields MQQFKNLAICLICLLCGLTTGGSPSVQIGGLFPRGADQEYSAFRIGMVQFGSAEFRLTPHIDNLEVANSFAVTNCFCSQFSRGVYAIFGFYDKKSVNTITSFCGTLHVSFITPSFPLDGNQQFIIQMRPDIKGPLLSLIEYYKWDKFAYLYDSDRGLTTLQVVLDTAAEKKWQVTAINVGNMKDEKKDEAYRSLFQDLENKKERRVILDCEQDKVKDIMEQVITIGRHVKGYHYIIANLGFVDGDLSKIQYGGANVSGFQIVDFDDPLVSKFDQRWEALEEKEYPGADSKIRYTSALTYDAVQVMTEAFRYLHKQRIDISRRANTGDCLANPAVPWAQGVEIERALKQVRVDGLTGNIQFDQYGKRVNYTVNVMELKSNGPVKIGYWNEVDKMVVTKSDLFPNDTMGLENKTVIVTTILEAPYVMLKKNADLFVDNERYEGYCVDLAAEIAKHCGFKYQLKIVGDGKYGARDAETKIWNGMVGELVYGKADIAVAPLTITLVREEVIDFSKPFMSLGISIMIKKPQKSKPGVFSFLDPLAYEIWMCIVFAYIGVSVVLFLVSRFSPYEWHTEEYEDGQIQTNESTNEFGIFNSLWFSLGAFMRQGCDISPRSLSGRIVGGVWWFFTLIIISSYTANLAAFLTVERMVSPIESAEDLAKQTEIAYGTLDSGSTKEFFRRSKIALFDKMWTYMKSAEPSVFVKTTAEGVMRVRKSKGKYAYLLESTMNEYIEQRKPCDTMKVGGNLDSKGYGIATPKGSSLRTPVNLAVLKLSEQGTLDKLKNKWWYDKGECGSKDSGSKEKTSALSLSNVAGVFYILVGGLGLAMLVALVEFCYKSRAEAKRMKVTFSDAMRSKARVSITGSTGENGRVMSPEFPKSVHAVPFVRPGVGMNVSLTDLS; encoded by the exons TCTGTTCTCAGTTCTCAAGAGGAGTTTATGCTATTTTTGGATTTTATGACAAAAAGTCTGTCAACACAATAACATCGTTCTGCGGGACACTTCACGTCTCTTTCATCACACCAAGCTTTCCCTTGGATGGAAATCAGCAGTTTATCATTCAGATGCGACCAGACATCAAAGGACCTCTCCTGAGTCTCATTGAGTACTACAAATGGGACAAGTTTGCCTACCTGTACGACAGTGACCGAG GACTTACTACACTCCAAGTTGTGCTGGACACAGCAGCAGAGAAGAAATGGCAGGTGACCGCCATCAATGTGGGCAACATGAAGGATGAGAAAAAGGATGAAGCATATCGCTCACTCTTCCAGGACCTAGAAAACAAGAAGGAGCGGAGAGTCATCCTTGACTGTGAACAGGACAAAGTTAAAGATATCATGGAACAG GTCATAACTATTGGCAGGCATGTGAAAGGATATCACTACATCATAGCAAACCTG ggttttgtGGATGGAGATCTTTCAAAAATCCAATACGGTGGAGCCAATGTGTCAGGCTTTCAGATTGTGGATTTCGATGACCCCCTGGTATCTAAATTTGACCAGCGCTGGGAAGCCCTGGAGGAAAAAGAATATCCTGGAGCTGACAGCAAGATACGG TACACTTCAGCACTGACGTATGACGCAGTTCAGGTGATGACTGAGGCCTTCCGTTACCTGCACAAACAGCGAATTGACATATCCCGCAGAGCTAACACTGGGGACTGTCTGGCCAATCCTGCTGTACCATGGGCACAAGGGGTGGAGATTGAGCGTGCTCTAAAACAG GTGAGAGTTGACGGTCTCACTGGTAACATTCAGTTTGACCAGTATGGAAAGAGGGTAAATTACACAGTCAATGTCATGGAACTGAAAAGCAATGGTCCAGTTAAG ATTGGCTATTGGAATGAAGTTGATAAAATGGTTGTGACAAAGTCTGATCTCTTCCCAAATGATACAATGGGGCTTGAAAACAAGACTGTGATTGTCACCACTATTCTA GAAGCGCCGTATGTAATGCTAAAGAAGAATGCTGACCTTTTTGTGGATAATGAAAGATATGAGGGGTACTGTGTGGACTTGGCAGCTGAAATAGCAAAACACTGTGGATTTAAATATCAGCTGAAAATAGTTGGAGATGGCAAATATGGAGCCAGAGATGCAGAGACGAAGATCTGGAATGGAATGGTTGGAGAGTTGGTTTATGGG AAAGCTGACATAGCAGTGGCTCCACTGACTATCACTTTAGTCAGAGAAGAAGTCATTGACTTCTCAAAGCCATTCATGAGTTTGGGCATCTCCATCATGATCAAGAAGCCTCAGAAATCCAAGCCTGGGGTTTTCTCATTCTTGGACCCTCTGGCCTATGAGATATGGATGTGTATCGTGTTTGCCTACATCGGTGTAAGCGTGGTGCTTTTCCTGGTCAGTCGTTTCAGTCCGTATGAGTGGCACACAGAGGAATATGAGGATGGCCAGATACAAACCAATGAGTCAACCAACGAGTTTGGGATTTTCAACAGCCTTTGGTTCTCCCTTGGAGCCTTCATGAGACAAGGCTGTGATATTTCACCAAG GTCTCTTTCTGGCCGCATAGTTGGAGGAGTCTGGTGGTTTTTCACCCTGATCATAATTTCATCCTACACGGCTAACTTGGCTGCCTTCCTAACAGTGGAGAGGATGGTGTCTCCAATTGAGAGTGCAGAGGACTTAGCAAAGCAAACAGAGATTGCTTATGGAACTTTAGACTCTGGTTCAACAAAAGAGTTTTTCAGA CGTTCCAAAATCGCTCTTTTTGACAAAATGTGGACGTATATGAAAAGTGCAGAGCCCTCTGTATTTGTGAAGACGACAGCAGAAGGTGTAATGCGGGTGAGGAAGTCCAAGGGGAAGTATGCATACCTCCTGGAGTCCACCATGAATGAGTACATCGAGCAGCGCAAACCTTGTGACACTATGAAGGTCGGAGGAAACCTGGACTCCAAAGGCTACGGCATCGCCACCCCCAAAGGATCCTCATTAAG AACGCCAGTAAACCTTGCAGTATTGAAACTCAGTGAGCAAGGCACCTTAGACAAGCTGAAAAACAAATGGTGGTACGATAAAGGTGAATGTGGATCCAAGGACTCTGGAAGTAAG GAGAAGACCAGTGCTCTTAGCCTGAGCAATGTGGCTGGAGTCTTCTACATCCTGGTGGGCGGCCTGGGCCTGGCCATGCTGGTGGCCTTGGTCGAGTTCTGTTACAAGTCCCGAGCCGAGGCCAAGCGCATGAAG GTGACCTTTTCGGATGCTATGAGGAGCAAAGCGAGGGTGTCTATTACTGGGAGTACTGGCGAGAATGGACGTGTGATGAGTCCTGAGTTCCCCAAATCAGTACATGCGGTGCCCTTTGTTAGACCTGGTGTGGGAATGAACGTTAGTCTGACTGATCTCTCCTGA
- the LOC113057996 gene encoding glutamate receptor 2 isoform X1, producing the protein MQQFKNLAICLICLLCGLTTGGSPSVQIGGLFPRGADQEYSAFRIGMVQFGSAEFRLTPHIDNLEVANSFAVTNCFCSQFSRGVYAIFGFYDKKSVNTITSFCGTLHVSFITPSFPLDGNQQFIIQMRPDIKGPLLSLIEYYKWDKFAYLYDSDRGLTTLQVVLDTAAEKKWQVTAINVGNMKDEKKDEAYRSLFQDLENKKERRVILDCEQDKVKDIMEQVITIGRHVKGYHYIIANLGFVDGDLSKIQYGGANVSGFQIVDFDDPLVSKFDQRWEALEEKEYPGADSKIRYTSALTYDAVQVMTEAFRYLHKQRIDISRRANTGDCLANPAVPWAQGVEIERALKQVRVDGLTGNIQFDQYGKRVNYTVNVMELKSNGPVKIGYWNEVDKMVVTKSDLFPNDTMGLENKTVIVTTILEAPYVMLKKNADLFVDNERYEGYCVDLAAEIAKHCGFKYQLKIVGDGKYGARDAETKIWNGMVGELVYGKADIAVAPLTITLVREEVIDFSKPFMSLGISIMIKKPQKSKPGVFSFLDPLAYEIWMCIVFAYIGVSVVLFLVSRFSPYEWHTEEYEDGQIQTNESTNEFGIFNSLWFSLGAFMRQGCDISPRSLSGRIVGGVWWFFTLIIISSYTANLAAFLTVERMVSPIESAEDLAKQTEIAYGTLDSGSTKEFFRRSKIALFDKMWTYMKSAEPSVFVKTTAEGVMRVRKSKGKYAYLLESTMNEYIEQRKPCDTMKVGGNLDSKGYGIATPKGSSLRNAVNLAVLKLNEQGLLDKLKNKWWYDKGECGSGGGDSKEKTSALSLSNVAGVFYILVGGLGLAMLVALVEFCYKSRAEAKRMKVTFSDAMRSKARVSITGSTGENGRVMSPEFPKSVHAVPFVRPGVGMNVSLTDLS; encoded by the exons TCTGTTCTCAGTTCTCAAGAGGAGTTTATGCTATTTTTGGATTTTATGACAAAAAGTCTGTCAACACAATAACATCGTTCTGCGGGACACTTCACGTCTCTTTCATCACACCAAGCTTTCCCTTGGATGGAAATCAGCAGTTTATCATTCAGATGCGACCAGACATCAAAGGACCTCTCCTGAGTCTCATTGAGTACTACAAATGGGACAAGTTTGCCTACCTGTACGACAGTGACCGAG GACTTACTACACTCCAAGTTGTGCTGGACACAGCAGCAGAGAAGAAATGGCAGGTGACCGCCATCAATGTGGGCAACATGAAGGATGAGAAAAAGGATGAAGCATATCGCTCACTCTTCCAGGACCTAGAAAACAAGAAGGAGCGGAGAGTCATCCTTGACTGTGAACAGGACAAAGTTAAAGATATCATGGAACAG GTCATAACTATTGGCAGGCATGTGAAAGGATATCACTACATCATAGCAAACCTG ggttttgtGGATGGAGATCTTTCAAAAATCCAATACGGTGGAGCCAATGTGTCAGGCTTTCAGATTGTGGATTTCGATGACCCCCTGGTATCTAAATTTGACCAGCGCTGGGAAGCCCTGGAGGAAAAAGAATATCCTGGAGCTGACAGCAAGATACGG TACACTTCAGCACTGACGTATGACGCAGTTCAGGTGATGACTGAGGCCTTCCGTTACCTGCACAAACAGCGAATTGACATATCCCGCAGAGCTAACACTGGGGACTGTCTGGCCAATCCTGCTGTACCATGGGCACAAGGGGTGGAGATTGAGCGTGCTCTAAAACAG GTGAGAGTTGACGGTCTCACTGGTAACATTCAGTTTGACCAGTATGGAAAGAGGGTAAATTACACAGTCAATGTCATGGAACTGAAAAGCAATGGTCCAGTTAAG ATTGGCTATTGGAATGAAGTTGATAAAATGGTTGTGACAAAGTCTGATCTCTTCCCAAATGATACAATGGGGCTTGAAAACAAGACTGTGATTGTCACCACTATTCTA GAAGCGCCGTATGTAATGCTAAAGAAGAATGCTGACCTTTTTGTGGATAATGAAAGATATGAGGGGTACTGTGTGGACTTGGCAGCTGAAATAGCAAAACACTGTGGATTTAAATATCAGCTGAAAATAGTTGGAGATGGCAAATATGGAGCCAGAGATGCAGAGACGAAGATCTGGAATGGAATGGTTGGAGAGTTGGTTTATGGG AAAGCTGACATAGCAGTGGCTCCACTGACTATCACTTTAGTCAGAGAAGAAGTCATTGACTTCTCAAAGCCATTCATGAGTTTGGGCATCTCCATCATGATCAAGAAGCCTCAGAAATCCAAGCCTGGGGTTTTCTCATTCTTGGACCCTCTGGCCTATGAGATATGGATGTGTATCGTGTTTGCCTACATCGGTGTAAGCGTGGTGCTTTTCCTGGTCAGTCGTTTCAGTCCGTATGAGTGGCACACAGAGGAATATGAGGATGGCCAGATACAAACCAATGAGTCAACCAACGAGTTTGGGATTTTCAACAGCCTTTGGTTCTCCCTTGGAGCCTTCATGAGACAAGGCTGTGATATTTCACCAAG GTCTCTTTCTGGCCGCATAGTTGGAGGAGTCTGGTGGTTTTTCACCCTGATCATAATTTCATCCTACACGGCTAACTTGGCTGCCTTCCTAACAGTGGAGAGGATGGTGTCTCCAATTGAGAGTGCAGAGGACTTAGCAAAGCAAACAGAGATTGCTTATGGAACTTTAGACTCTGGTTCAACAAAAGAGTTTTTCAGA CGTTCCAAAATCGCTCTTTTTGACAAAATGTGGACGTATATGAAAAGTGCAGAGCCCTCTGTATTTGTGAAGACGACAGCAGAAGGTGTAATGCGGGTGAGGAAGTCCAAGGGGAAGTATGCATACCTCCTGGAGTCCACCATGAATGAGTACATCGAGCAGCGCAAACCTTGTGACACTATGAAGGTCGGAGGAAACCTGGACTCCAAAGGCTACGGCATCGCCACCCCCAAAGGATCCTCATTAAG AAATGCGGTTAACCTCGCAGTACTAAAACTGAATGAACAAGGCCTGTTGgacaaattgaaaaacaaatggtGGTACGACAAGGGAGAGTGCGGCAGCGGGGGAGGTGATTCCAAG GAGAAGACCAGTGCTCTTAGCCTGAGCAATGTGGCTGGAGTCTTCTACATCCTGGTGGGCGGCCTGGGCCTGGCCATGCTGGTGGCCTTGGTCGAGTTCTGTTACAAGTCCCGAGCCGAGGCCAAGCGCATGAAG GTGACCTTTTCGGATGCTATGAGGAGCAAAGCGAGGGTGTCTATTACTGGGAGTACTGGCGAGAATGGACGTGTGATGAGTCCTGAGTTCCCCAAATCAGTACATGCGGTGCCCTTTGTTAGACCTGGTGTGGGAATGAACGTTAGTCTGACTGATCTCTCCTGA
- the LOC113057996 gene encoding glutamate receptor 2 isoform X4: protein MQQFKNLAICLICLLCGLTTGGSPSVQIGGLFPRGADQEYSAFRIGMVQFGSAEFRLTPHIDNLEVANSFAVTNCFCSQFSRGVYAIFGFYDKKSVNTITSFCGTLHVSFITPSFPLDGNQQFIIQMRPDIKGPLLSLIEYYKWDKFAYLYDSDRGLTTLQVVLDTAAEKKWQVTAINVGNMKDEKKDEAYRSLFQDLENKKERRVILDCEQDKVKDIMEQVITIGRHVKGYHYIIANLGFVDGDLSKIQYGGANVSGFQIVDFDDPLVSKFDQRWEALEEKEYPGADSKIRYTSALTYDAVQVMTEAFRYLHKQRIDISRRANTGDCLANPAVPWAQGVEIERALKQVRVDGLTGNIQFDQYGKRVNYTVNVMELKSNGPVKIGYWNEVDKMVVTKSDLFPNDTMGLENKTVIVTTILEAPYVMLKKNADLFVDNERYEGYCVDLAAEIAKHCGFKYQLKIVGDGKYGARDAETKIWNGMVGELVYGKADIAVAPLTITLVREEVIDFSKPFMSLGISIMIKKPQKSKPGVFSFLDPLAYEIWMCIVFAYIGVSVVLFLVSRFSPYEWHTEEYEDGQIQTNESTNEFGIFNSLWFSLGAFMRQGCDISPRSLSGRIVGGVWWFFTLIIISSYTANLAAFLTVERMVSPIESAEDLAKQTEIAYGTLDSGSTKEFFRRSKIALFDKMWTYMKSAEPSVFVKTTAEGVMRVRKSKGKYAYLLESTMNEYIEQRKPCDTMKVGGNLDSKGYGIATPKGSSLRNAVNLAVLKLNEQGLLDKLKNKWWYDKGECGSGGGDSKEKTSALSLSNVAGVFYILVGGLGLAMLVALVEFCYKSRAEAKRMKVAKNAQNINPTSSQNSQNFATYKEGYNVYGIESVKI from the exons TCTGTTCTCAGTTCTCAAGAGGAGTTTATGCTATTTTTGGATTTTATGACAAAAAGTCTGTCAACACAATAACATCGTTCTGCGGGACACTTCACGTCTCTTTCATCACACCAAGCTTTCCCTTGGATGGAAATCAGCAGTTTATCATTCAGATGCGACCAGACATCAAAGGACCTCTCCTGAGTCTCATTGAGTACTACAAATGGGACAAGTTTGCCTACCTGTACGACAGTGACCGAG GACTTACTACACTCCAAGTTGTGCTGGACACAGCAGCAGAGAAGAAATGGCAGGTGACCGCCATCAATGTGGGCAACATGAAGGATGAGAAAAAGGATGAAGCATATCGCTCACTCTTCCAGGACCTAGAAAACAAGAAGGAGCGGAGAGTCATCCTTGACTGTGAACAGGACAAAGTTAAAGATATCATGGAACAG GTCATAACTATTGGCAGGCATGTGAAAGGATATCACTACATCATAGCAAACCTG ggttttgtGGATGGAGATCTTTCAAAAATCCAATACGGTGGAGCCAATGTGTCAGGCTTTCAGATTGTGGATTTCGATGACCCCCTGGTATCTAAATTTGACCAGCGCTGGGAAGCCCTGGAGGAAAAAGAATATCCTGGAGCTGACAGCAAGATACGG TACACTTCAGCACTGACGTATGACGCAGTTCAGGTGATGACTGAGGCCTTCCGTTACCTGCACAAACAGCGAATTGACATATCCCGCAGAGCTAACACTGGGGACTGTCTGGCCAATCCTGCTGTACCATGGGCACAAGGGGTGGAGATTGAGCGTGCTCTAAAACAG GTGAGAGTTGACGGTCTCACTGGTAACATTCAGTTTGACCAGTATGGAAAGAGGGTAAATTACACAGTCAATGTCATGGAACTGAAAAGCAATGGTCCAGTTAAG ATTGGCTATTGGAATGAAGTTGATAAAATGGTTGTGACAAAGTCTGATCTCTTCCCAAATGATACAATGGGGCTTGAAAACAAGACTGTGATTGTCACCACTATTCTA GAAGCGCCGTATGTAATGCTAAAGAAGAATGCTGACCTTTTTGTGGATAATGAAAGATATGAGGGGTACTGTGTGGACTTGGCAGCTGAAATAGCAAAACACTGTGGATTTAAATATCAGCTGAAAATAGTTGGAGATGGCAAATATGGAGCCAGAGATGCAGAGACGAAGATCTGGAATGGAATGGTTGGAGAGTTGGTTTATGGG AAAGCTGACATAGCAGTGGCTCCACTGACTATCACTTTAGTCAGAGAAGAAGTCATTGACTTCTCAAAGCCATTCATGAGTTTGGGCATCTCCATCATGATCAAGAAGCCTCAGAAATCCAAGCCTGGGGTTTTCTCATTCTTGGACCCTCTGGCCTATGAGATATGGATGTGTATCGTGTTTGCCTACATCGGTGTAAGCGTGGTGCTTTTCCTGGTCAGTCGTTTCAGTCCGTATGAGTGGCACACAGAGGAATATGAGGATGGCCAGATACAAACCAATGAGTCAACCAACGAGTTTGGGATTTTCAACAGCCTTTGGTTCTCCCTTGGAGCCTTCATGAGACAAGGCTGTGATATTTCACCAAG GTCTCTTTCTGGCCGCATAGTTGGAGGAGTCTGGTGGTTTTTCACCCTGATCATAATTTCATCCTACACGGCTAACTTGGCTGCCTTCCTAACAGTGGAGAGGATGGTGTCTCCAATTGAGAGTGCAGAGGACTTAGCAAAGCAAACAGAGATTGCTTATGGAACTTTAGACTCTGGTTCAACAAAAGAGTTTTTCAGA CGTTCCAAAATCGCTCTTTTTGACAAAATGTGGACGTATATGAAAAGTGCAGAGCCCTCTGTATTTGTGAAGACGACAGCAGAAGGTGTAATGCGGGTGAGGAAGTCCAAGGGGAAGTATGCATACCTCCTGGAGTCCACCATGAATGAGTACATCGAGCAGCGCAAACCTTGTGACACTATGAAGGTCGGAGGAAACCTGGACTCCAAAGGCTACGGCATCGCCACCCCCAAAGGATCCTCATTAAG AAATGCGGTTAACCTCGCAGTACTAAAACTGAATGAACAAGGCCTGTTGgacaaattgaaaaacaaatggtGGTACGACAAGGGAGAGTGCGGCAGCGGGGGAGGTGATTCCAAG GAGAAGACCAGTGCTCTTAGCCTGAGCAATGTGGCTGGAGTCTTCTACATCCTGGTGGGCGGCCTGGGCCTGGCCATGCTGGTGGCCTTGGTCGAGTTCTGTTACAAGTCCCGAGCCGAGGCCAAGCGCATGAAGGTGGCAAAGAATGCACAGAATATTAATCCCACTTCCTCGCAGAATTCACAGAATTTTGCCACTTATAAGGAAGGGTACAACGTATATGGGATCGAAAGTGTAAAAATTTAA